A single Lactuca sativa cultivar Salinas chromosome 8, Lsat_Salinas_v11, whole genome shotgun sequence DNA region contains:
- the LOC111911221 gene encoding berberine bridge enzyme-like 21: MSSIILFSLLFFICCCPCFSLPKGPSDPNSLYKSFLECLPTSSPQPDKTFSSVVYSSAANSSAYTKVLTEHIKNFRYNTTSTPKPAIIITPKKENHVQAAVICAKKLNIQIRIRSGGHDYEGVSYTSSEKTQFMVIDMLNLRAIDINVGTETAVVQAGAHLGELYYRIWEKSKVHGFPAGACPTLGIGGHISGAGYGTMIRKYGLTVDHVIDAKIVDVKGRVLDRKAMGEDLFWAIRGGGGSSFGVVLSFTVKLVPVPKVTTVFKVTKKVEEKAVDIVFKWQSVMSTIDKDLFIRVLLQPTTEKNKKTAQATFMALFLGDSTRLMGLMSKSFPELGLKKEDCFEVSWIQSTLFWSNFDYNKTKLDILIDRHTDVVKFLKRKSDYVQTAIPTQALTSIFNKLGELGKIGMVFNPYGGRMNDIPADATPFPHRAGNLFKVQYSLSWQESDAKVTENNMNQSRVMYEFMTNYVAKNPRSAFLNYRDLDIGVNKGDGFNSGKVYGEKYFKKNFDRLVKVKTAVDPENFFRNEQSIPVLPGKHGKHNYVSTIDDYIYNGNEQSIPSPPGKHTDVSMTNDYIYSKNKQSIPTLPEKHTDVSKTDDSIYNGNERSIATLPGEHTDVSMTNDYIYNRNEHSIPTLPRKHADVSMTDDYIYNRNEHTIPTLPGKYAHVSMTDDYIYNRNEQSIPTLTRKHNGVSKSDDYIYNRNEQSIPTLPRKHTDVSMADDYIYNRNEQSIHNKP; this comes from the coding sequence ATGTCATCGATTATCCTTTTTTCCCTATTGTTTTTCATTTGTTGTTGTCCTTGCTTTTCACTACCAAAAGGGCCCTCCGATCCTAATTCCCTCTACAAATCCTTTCTCGAATGCCTTCCAACATCATCCCCTCAACCTGACAAAACATTCTCTTCAGTCGTTTACAGCTCCGCCGCTAACTCCTCCGCCTATACCAAAGTTCTAACAGAACACATCAAAAACTTCCGTTACAATACCACCTCCACACCCAAGCCTGCCATCATTATCACTCCAAAAAAAGAAAATCACGTGCAAGCTGCCGTCATCTGCGCCAAAAAACTCAATATCCAGATTAGGATTCGCAGCGGAGGACATGATTACGAAGGAGTCTCCTACACCTCGTCTGAAAAAACTCAGTTCATGGTAATTGACATGCTTAACCTCCGTGCAATTGATATTAATGTCGGCACCGAAACTGCGGTGGTCCAAGCCGGAGCTCATTTGGGTGAATTGTATTATCGGATTTGGGAAAAGAGTAAGGTGCATGGGTTCCCGGCCGGAGCATGTCCGACACTCGGTATTGGTGGACACATAAGCGGCGCTGGTTATGGCACTATGATTCGAAAATACGGGTTGACTGTTGATCATGTGATTGATGCCAAGATCGTCGATGTTAAAGGCCGGGTTTTGGACAGGAAAGCCATGGGTGAGGATCTTTTTTGGGCCATACGCGGCGGCGGTGGCTCCAGTTTTGGTGTCGTATTATCCTTCACTGTGAAACTAGTTCCGGTGCCGAAGGTTACTACTGTTTTCAAGGTAACGAAAAAGGTGGAAGAAAAGGCAGTAGACATCGTTTTTAAATGGCAGTCGGTTATGTCTACAATCGACAAAGATTTGTTTATTAGAGTTTTACTACAGCCGACGACGGAGAAAAACAAGAAAACTGCCCAGGCTACATTTATGGCCCTTTTCTTGGGTGATTCCACCAGGTTGATGGGTTTAATGAGTAAAAGCTTCCCGGAACTAGGATTGAAGAAAGAAGATTGCTTTGAAGTAAGTTGGATTCAATCCACTCTTTTTTGGTCAAACTTCGATTACAACAAGACAAAGCTAGATATCCTCATCGATCGGCATACTGATGTTGTTAAGTTTTTGAAACGAAAGTCTGATTACGTACAAACCGCTATACCAACGCAAGCATTAACGTCCATATTCAACAAGTTGGGTGAACTTGGTAAAATTGGTATGGTTTTCAACCCTTACGGCGGGAGAATGAATGATATTCCGGCAGACGCAACTCCATTTCCTCACCGTGCCGGAAACCTGTTCAAGGTGCAGTATTCATTGAGTTGGCAGGAGAGTGATGCGAAAGTAACTGAAAACAACATGAATCAGAGCAGGGTTATGTATGAATTCATGACTAACTATGTAGCGAAGAATCCAAGAAGCGCATTCTTGAATTACAGAGATTTAGATATTGGTGTGAATAAAGGTGATGGGTTTAACTCCGGCAAGGTTTACGGGGAGAAATATTTTAAGAAGAATTTTGATAGATTGGTGAAGGTGAAGACGGCTGTAGATCCAGAAAATTTCTTCAGGAATGAACAAAGTATCCCTGTTCTGCCtggaaagcatggaaaacacAACTATGTATCCACGATTGACGATTATATATATAACGGGAATGAACAAAGTATCCCTTCTCCTCCGGGAAAGCACACTGATGTGTCCATGACTAACGATTATATATATAGCAAGAATAAACAGAGTATCCCTACTTTGCCAGAAAAGCACACCGATGTGTCCAAGACTGACGACTCTATATACAACGGAAATGAACGGAGTATCGCTACTTTGCCTGGAGAGCACACCGATGTGTCCATGACTAACGATTATATATACAACAGGAATGAACATAGTATCCCTACTCTGCCTAGAAAGCATGCGGATGTGTCCATGACTGATGATTATATATACAATAGGAATGAACATACTATTCCTACTCTGCCTGGAAAGTACGCTCATGTGTCTATGACTGACGATTATATATACAATAGAAATGAACAGAGTATACCTACTCTGACTAGAAAGCACAACGGTGTGTCAAAATCTGACGATTATATATACAACAGGAATGAGCAAAGTATCCCTACTCTGCCTAGAAAGCACACTGATGTATCCATGGCTGACGATTATATATACAACAGGAATGAACAAAGTATCCATAATAAGCCTTGA